A genomic window from Martelella lutilitoris includes:
- a CDS encoding SDR family oxidoreductase yields the protein MDFGIADKKAVVLASSRGLGAGIAEALAREGAHVLLCGRTEDRLATNCKVINETTPGKADYVVADIAAESFVEDLLSAIKAKLGGADILVNNSGGPTPGTVAEMSPEKLDGFFRSMVAPIITLTNALVPQMKEKGWGRIVTVASSGVVEPIPNLALSNTLRSALVGWNKTLSSEVASSGITANMLLPGRIHTDRIDELDHANAERSGRSLAEVRKATLSTIPAGRLGRVEEFASIAAFLCSRQASYLTGSLIRCDGGATHAI from the coding sequence ATGGATTTTGGTATTGCCGACAAGAAGGCCGTCGTGCTCGCATCGTCGCGCGGACTGGGCGCCGGCATCGCCGAGGCGCTGGCAAGGGAAGGCGCGCATGTTCTTCTCTGCGGGCGCACCGAAGACCGGCTGGCGACCAACTGCAAGGTGATCAACGAGACGACGCCCGGCAAGGCCGATTACGTCGTGGCCGATATCGCCGCGGAAAGCTTCGTCGAGGACCTGCTGTCGGCCATCAAGGCAAAGCTCGGCGGAGCCGACATTCTCGTGAACAATTCCGGCGGCCCGACGCCCGGAACCGTCGCCGAAATGAGCCCGGAAAAACTCGACGGCTTCTTCCGCTCCATGGTCGCCCCGATCATCACGCTCACCAACGCGCTCGTGCCACAGATGAAGGAAAAGGGATGGGGCCGGATCGTCACCGTCGCCTCGAGCGGCGTCGTCGAGCCGATCCCGAACCTCGCGCTCTCCAACACGCTGCGCTCGGCGCTGGTGGGATGGAACAAGACGCTTTCCAGCGAGGTCGCGTCCTCGGGCATTACCGCGAATATGCTTCTGCCGGGACGCATCCATACCGACCGGATCGACGAGCTCGACCACGCAAATGCCGAGCGCTCGGGCAGGAGCCTTGCCGAGGTGCGCAAGGCGACGCTGTCGACGATCCCGGCCGGAAGGCTGGGCCGGGTCGAGGAATTCGCCAGCATCGCCGCCTTTCTGTGTTCAAGGCAGGCCAGCTACCTGACCGGAAGCCTGATCCGCTGCGATGGCGGCGCGACGCACGCGATCTGA
- a CDS encoding uracil-DNA glycosylase: MMSATDLTAREAAALLHFYADAGVDVFLEDEAVDLTARAETPAPPQTRPAREERKEQHSASAARAAAARPAIGTTTIPDDKAVSDAQFAAESARSLGELKTVLEGFSGCNLKHNARSTITLDAMPESGILAICGFPTGDDDRNGEPLAGRAGSLFERMLAAIGLSRDDVAVTTALPWRTPGDRSPTQSEVDICRPFLKRQIALAEPRHLLVLGNFASRMLIDADKTVFNLRGEWHPVNVDSHAVEALVTFSPTELLAAPANKKPAWHDLLLFRSRLG, encoded by the coding sequence ATGATGTCCGCAACGGATCTGACAGCACGCGAGGCGGCCGCCCTTCTGCATTTTTACGCCGATGCCGGGGTGGACGTGTTTCTGGAGGACGAAGCCGTCGACCTGACGGCGCGCGCCGAAACGCCCGCGCCCCCGCAGACGCGCCCGGCGAGAGAAGAGCGGAAAGAGCAACACTCCGCGTCCGCCGCGCGCGCCGCCGCCGCGCGTCCTGCCATCGGCACGACGACCATTCCGGACGACAAGGCCGTCTCCGATGCGCAGTTCGCGGCTGAAAGTGCCCGTTCGCTCGGCGAGCTCAAGACGGTTCTGGAAGGGTTTTCGGGCTGCAATCTGAAGCACAACGCCCGCTCCACGATCACGCTCGACGCCATGCCGGAAAGCGGCATCCTGGCGATCTGCGGTTTTCCGACCGGTGACGATGACCGCAACGGCGAACCGCTTGCAGGCCGCGCGGGCAGTCTTTTCGAGCGCATGCTCGCCGCGATCGGCCTTTCGCGTGACGACGTCGCCGTCACCACAGCCCTCCCCTGGCGCACGCCCGGCGACCGCAGCCCCACCCAGTCGGAGGTGGACATTTGCCGGCCCTTCCTGAAGCGCCAGATCGCCCTTGCCGAACCGCGCCATCTCCTGGTGCTCGGCAATTTCGCCAGCCGCATGCTGATCGATGCCGACAAGACGGTGTTCAACCTGCGCGGCGAATGGCATCCCGTCAATGTCGACAGCCATGCGGTCGAGGCGCTCGTCACCTTTTCCCCGACAGAGCTGCTCGCCGCTCCGGCCAACAAGAAGCCCGCCTGGCACGACCTTCTCCTCTTCCGCTCACGCCTCGGCTGA
- a CDS encoding PAS domain-containing protein, with protein MNSDLPQAADTRPVVDTLNRAPECILLVDPFGTIEIANDAALALLRAEEGDVCGTALSSWFTPAAGKEIDRAMTRVLSDEPGSRLEEVLAEFAAGPEGRSQLSLARMRHRDAVCVVIGRPTARQERPDRAVAEPRAGDGALHRGTESTPPQRTVRPQAQPAPARPSDFGQTGGPMPWSTGRSRSEKAPARPPRIIANGFLRASAPEEKPVDDLKEARFSRASPDAAAPSTGGQERQARNADSANRPADPAAAPIFASPSLHRDIYAEFESARDRREREQDIPLISPAKCLLEALQRHRGEAVAESVMLSTSIDDGGLGYPLDEDLLTKLFSHLVERLIAVSPPYCDARVSLEPSAGDGFRAEFSDIGRGLSESELEAVFKQPELTMGISHTCLVEAQEAASRLGLKFSIRTAVESGTTVEITFID; from the coding sequence ATGAATTCCGACTTGCCTCAGGCGGCTGACACGCGACCCGTGGTTGACACGCTCAACCGCGCGCCCGAATGCATTTTGCTGGTCGACCCCTTCGGAACGATCGAAATCGCCAACGACGCCGCCCTCGCGCTGCTGCGGGCGGAGGAGGGCGATGTCTGCGGCACGGCACTGTCTTCCTGGTTTACGCCGGCGGCCGGCAAGGAGATCGACCGTGCGATGACGCGCGTGCTTTCCGATGAGCCGGGAAGCCGACTTGAGGAGGTTTTGGCGGAGTTCGCCGCCGGTCCGGAGGGGCGCTCCCAACTTTCCCTCGCACGCATGCGCCACCGTGATGCCGTGTGCGTGGTGATCGGTCGCCCGACCGCGCGGCAGGAGAGGCCGGACCGGGCAGTTGCCGAGCCGCGGGCGGGCGACGGAGCGCTTCATCGCGGGACGGAAAGCACGCCGCCGCAACGCACGGTTCGGCCGCAGGCGCAGCCCGCGCCGGCGCGGCCGAGCGATTTCGGGCAGACAGGCGGCCCCATGCCCTGGAGCACAGGACGCAGCCGTTCGGAGAAAGCGCCGGCGCGGCCGCCCCGCATCATCGCCAACGGGTTTCTTCGTGCCTCCGCGCCGGAGGAAAAGCCTGTCGATGACCTGAAGGAGGCCCGCTTCAGCAGGGCTTCGCCCGATGCGGCCGCGCCTTCTACCGGGGGCCAGGAGCGGCAGGCCAGAAACGCTGACAGCGCTAACAGGCCCGCAGACCCTGCCGCTGCGCCGATTTTTGCCTCTCCGTCCTTGCATCGCGATATCTATGCGGAGTTCGAATCCGCGCGCGACCGCAGGGAGCGCGAGCAGGACATACCGTTGATCTCTCCGGCAAAGTGTCTGCTGGAAGCGCTTCAGCGTCATCGCGGCGAAGCGGTGGCGGAAAGCGTCATGCTGAGCACGTCGATCGATGATGGCGGGCTCGGCTATCCGCTTGACGAGGATCTGCTGACGAAGCTGTTCTCGCACCTCGTCGAGCGGCTGATTGCGGTCTCGCCGCCCTATTGTGACGCAAGGGTCTCGCTTGAACCGTCGGCAGGTGACGGGTTCCGAGCCGAGTTTTCGGATATCGGCAGGGGGCTTAGCGAGAGCGAGCTCGAGGCGGTTTTCAAGCAGCCTGAACTGACCATGGGGATTTCGCATACCTGTCTTGTCGAGGCGCAGGAAGCAGCATCCAGACTCGGCCTCAAATTCTCGATCCGCACCGCCGTCGAGAGCGGCACGACGGTCGAGATCACCTTCATCGATTGA
- a CDS encoding MFS transporter: MFASLVSITSLMLSTMLMMVGYGLMNYLIPVRSVAEGWSSFLISVIATGYTVGFTVSCIVTPKLVLRVGHVRVFGALITLLTASILASALLVDWRAWIAFRAISGFAVAGCYLVIESWLNERVTNETRGSVFSIYMMVTLAGSIGGQYLVPLGDPLSTTLFIVCGIVFAVAILPTALSTAQSPAPIAQVQFGLKKLYLRSPVAAVGAILAGILSGTWASLGGVYTTQSGFTTGQGATLLAFVLAGGALGQIPIGRISDRTDRRYVMIACGVIGVVAATAMFFMSPETPRLLYGSAFIVGSMLYPIYALNVAHANDRADPSEYVTISSSLMVLYGLGTVAGPLIGGGAMELAGPRGLMLYLSIGFAIYAAYAAWRVMKGNPTVAPDERADFHAIAVPMRGTDPAGSIAVDYETEYDPTQSEQ, from the coding sequence ATGTTTGCCAGTCTCGTCTCCATCACCTCCCTGATGCTTTCGACCATGCTGATGATGGTCGGCTACGGGCTCATGAACTACCTTATTCCGGTGCGCTCGGTGGCGGAAGGCTGGTCGTCGTTCCTGATTTCGGTGATCGCGACAGGGTATACGGTCGGCTTTACGGTATCGTGCATCGTCACTCCGAAACTGGTGCTGCGGGTCGGCCATGTCCGCGTCTTCGGCGCCCTGATCACGCTGCTCACGGCCTCGATCCTCGCAAGCGCGCTGCTGGTCGACTGGCGGGCCTGGATCGCCTTTCGCGCCATTTCCGGTTTTGCGGTCGCCGGCTGCTATCTGGTGATCGAAAGCTGGCTGAACGAACGCGTGACGAACGAGACCCGCGGCTCGGTCTTCTCGATCTACATGATGGTGACGCTTGCCGGATCGATCGGCGGTCAGTATCTCGTGCCGCTCGGCGATCCGCTCAGCACGACGCTGTTCATCGTCTGCGGCATCGTCTTCGCGGTCGCCATTCTCCCGACGGCGCTTTCCACCGCGCAGTCGCCCGCGCCGATCGCCCAGGTGCAGTTCGGGCTGAAGAAGCTCTACCTGCGCTCGCCCGTCGCCGCGGTCGGGGCGATCCTGGCCGGAATCCTGTCCGGCACCTGGGCGAGCCTCGGCGGCGTCTACACCACCCAGAGCGGCTTCACCACCGGCCAGGGCGCCACGCTTCTCGCCTTCGTGCTTGCCGGCGGCGCGCTCGGGCAGATCCCGATCGGCCGCATCTCCGACCGGACAGACCGGCGCTATGTGATGATCGCCTGCGGCGTGATCGGCGTCGTCGCCGCGACCGCCATGTTCTTCATGTCGCCCGAGACGCCGCGCCTGCTCTACGGTTCGGCCTTCATCGTCGGCTCGATGCTCTATCCGATCTACGCGCTCAATGTCGCCCACGCCAATGACCGTGCCGATCCGAGCGAGTATGTGACGATTTCGAGCTCGCTGATGGTGCTCTACGGCCTCGGCACCGTCGCCGGCCCCCTGATCGGAGGCGGCGCGATGGAGCTTGCCGGTCCGCGCGGACTGATGCTCTATCTTTCGATCGGGTTCGCGATCTACGCGGCCTATGCCGCCTGGCGCGTGATGAAGGGCAATCCGACGGTCGCCCCGGACGAGCGCGCCGACTTCCACGCAATTGCCGTTCCGATGCGCGGTACGGACCCTGCCGGCAGCATCGCGGTGGATTACGAAACCGAATACGACCCGACCCAGAGCGAGCAGTAA
- a CDS encoding DMT family transporter has translation MPFETNANPLRGIVLKLSSILAFLGMQTCIKLAGEGIAPGQVTFYRSLFGIVPIIVYLAWRHELKGAYKTKRPVGHFLRSLIGITSMGMGFYGLMHLPLPEVIALGYALPLLSVVFAALLLGEVVRIYRWSAVGVGLFGVMIISWPKLTLFREGGIGSEEALAVVLVLAGAALGALAMIQVRRLLVTEKGPTIVLYFSTFAALLSLATLPFGWASLGFWPLVLLILSGLFGGVGQIMMTESYRFADASTIAPFDYSSIIFGILISLFVFGEIPTLNTIAGSVFVVGAGIFIIYREHRLGLERRKIRRVSPSQNPS, from the coding sequence ATGCCCTTCGAAACCAATGCCAACCCGTTGCGCGGCATCGTCCTCAAACTGTCCTCGATCCTTGCCTTCCTCGGCATGCAGACCTGCATCAAGCTTGCGGGCGAGGGGATCGCGCCGGGGCAGGTGACGTTTTACCGCTCCCTGTTCGGCATCGTTCCCATCATCGTCTATCTTGCCTGGCGGCATGAACTGAAAGGCGCTTACAAGACGAAACGCCCGGTCGGCCATTTCCTGCGCTCGCTGATCGGCATTACCTCGATGGGCATGGGGTTTTACGGGCTGATGCACCTGCCGTTGCCCGAGGTGATCGCCCTCGGCTATGCCCTGCCGCTGCTTTCCGTCGTCTTCGCCGCCCTGCTTCTGGGCGAGGTCGTGCGCATCTATCGCTGGTCGGCCGTTGGCGTCGGGCTGTTCGGGGTGATGATCATCTCCTGGCCCAAGCTGACGCTTTTTCGCGAGGGCGGGATCGGCTCGGAGGAGGCGCTCGCCGTTGTTCTCGTCCTTGCAGGCGCGGCGCTCGGCGCTCTGGCGATGATCCAGGTCCGCCGCCTGCTGGTGACCGAGAAGGGGCCCACGATCGTGCTCTATTTCTCGACCTTCGCAGCGCTGCTCTCGCTTGCGACGCTGCCCTTCGGCTGGGCCTCGCTCGGCTTCTGGCCGCTCGTCCTGCTCATTCTCTCGGGTCTCTTCGGCGGCGTCGGCCAGATCATGATGACCGAGAGCTATCGCTTCGCCGATGCTTCGACGATCGCGCCCTTCGACTACAGCTCGATCATTTTCGGCATCCTGATCTCGTTGTTCGTCTTCGGCGAAATACCAACGCTGAACACGATTGCCGGCTCCGTGTTCGTTGTCGGCGCCGGCATCTTCATCATCTATCGCGAGCACAGGCTGGGTCTCGAGCGGCGAAAGATCCGCCGCGTCTCCCCGTCGCAAAATCCGAGCTGA
- the pepN gene encoding aminopeptidase N: MRADKNRTVYLKDYQPTDFLIETVDLVFDLGETMTTVGSQIRMRRRPGADPSAPLIFDGDGLALSGLALDGKPLLPERYDSDADRLTIRDLPEDGAFTLTIKTRINPSANSQLLGLYRTNGVYSTQCEAEGFRRITYFYDRPDVLAVYTVTIIADEKTCPLLLSNGNLVEEHKLDDGRHMARWHDPFPKPSYLFALVAGDLAMIEDRFTTMSGCAVTLRIYVEHGKAGRAGYAMDSLKRAMKWDEERFGREYDLDIFMIVAVSDFNMGAMENKGLNIFNDRLILADPETATDDDYARIEAVVAHEYFHNWTGNRITCRDWFQLSLKEGLTVYREHEFSADERSRPVVRVEEVKFLRAHQFPEDGGPLAHPVRPTEYLEIDNFYTTTVYEKGSEVSRMIATLLGPDGFRKGLDLFFERHDGGAVTIEDYLKCFEDATGHDLAHFSLWYHQAGTPVISVASFYDEAKGELKLTLGQKTPPTPGERVKKPLHIPLRVGLIGPNGDDMEPSAISGGAHREDVLELTQDEQTFVFEGVGARPAISVNRDFSAPVRVRFDQSREDRLRIAEAETDLVARWDTVNALALEALVRATEEIRAGRPVRPDAGLSAVLVATAEDETLEPAFRALALTLPSELDIGREIGDNVDPDAIHTARKAVFEAIAEAGRETFIRLTADMGTRSAFSPDAESAGRRALANAALALASAAEKAPERASRAYQAADNMTDMLAAMRVLAHQFSGSGEAENALADYRRRFAREPLVLDKWFATLATVPGAQTLERVASLVGDDAFDGTNPNRVRALIGAFASSNPTGFNRPDGAGYAFFADFILTSDKRNATLTARLMTAMRSFEALEPQRRALARKAIERIAGHDDLSRNLRDIVDRMLKG; the protein is encoded by the coding sequence ATGCGAGCGGACAAGAACCGGACCGTTTACCTGAAGGACTATCAGCCGACCGATTTCCTCATCGAGACCGTCGACCTGGTGTTCGACCTCGGCGAGACGATGACAACCGTGGGGAGCCAGATCCGCATGCGCCGACGGCCGGGCGCGGACCCTTCCGCCCCGCTGATCTTCGACGGCGACGGACTCGCCTTGTCCGGCCTTGCGCTTGACGGCAAGCCGTTGCTCCCCGAGCGCTATGACAGCGACGCCGACAGGCTGACGATCCGCGACCTGCCCGAGGACGGCGCCTTCACGCTGACGATCAAGACGCGCATCAATCCGAGCGCGAACAGCCAGCTTCTCGGCCTCTACCGGACGAACGGCGTCTACTCGACCCAGTGCGAGGCGGAGGGCTTTCGCCGCATCACCTATTTCTACGACCGGCCCGACGTGCTGGCGGTCTACACGGTGACCATCATCGCCGACGAGAAGACCTGCCCGCTCCTGCTGTCGAACGGCAATCTCGTTGAGGAACACAAGCTCGATGACGGCCGGCACATGGCCAGGTGGCACGACCCCTTCCCCAAGCCGTCCTATCTCTTCGCGCTGGTCGCCGGCGACCTTGCGATGATCGAGGACAGGTTCACGACCATGTCGGGCTGCGCGGTCACGCTCAGGATCTATGTCGAGCACGGAAAGGCCGGACGCGCCGGCTATGCCATGGATTCGCTCAAGCGCGCGATGAAATGGGACGAGGAGCGCTTCGGACGCGAATACGACCTCGACATCTTCATGATCGTCGCCGTCTCCGATTTCAACATGGGCGCGATGGAGAACAAGGGCCTCAACATCTTCAATGACCGGCTGATCCTGGCGGATCCGGAAACGGCGACCGACGATGATTACGCCCGGATCGAGGCCGTGGTGGCGCATGAATATTTCCACAACTGGACCGGCAACCGGATCACCTGCCGCGACTGGTTCCAGCTGAGCCTCAAGGAAGGCCTGACGGTCTATCGCGAGCATGAATTCTCCGCCGACGAGCGCTCGCGACCGGTCGTGCGGGTGGAGGAAGTGAAGTTTCTGCGCGCCCACCAGTTCCCGGAAGACGGCGGGCCGCTCGCCCATCCGGTGCGCCCGACCGAATATCTCGAAATCGACAATTTCTATACGACGACTGTCTACGAGAAGGGCTCCGAGGTCTCGCGCATGATCGCCACGCTTCTGGGACCGGATGGCTTCCGCAAGGGACTCGACCTGTTTTTCGAGCGCCATGACGGCGGCGCGGTGACGATCGAGGATTACCTGAAATGCTTCGAGGATGCGACCGGCCACGATCTCGCGCATTTCTCGCTCTGGTACCACCAAGCCGGAACGCCGGTGATCTCGGTTGCCAGTTTCTATGACGAGGCGAAGGGCGAGCTGAAGCTTACGCTCGGCCAGAAGACGCCGCCTACCCCCGGCGAGAGGGTCAAGAAGCCGCTGCACATCCCGCTGCGGGTCGGCCTCATCGGCCCGAATGGCGACGACATGGAACCGTCGGCGATCAGCGGCGGGGCACATCGCGAGGACGTTCTGGAACTCACGCAGGACGAGCAGACCTTCGTCTTTGAAGGGGTCGGCGCGCGCCCGGCCATTTCGGTCAATCGCGATTTCTCCGCGCCGGTGCGGGTCCGCTTCGACCAGTCGCGCGAGGACCGGCTCAGGATCGCCGAGGCCGAGACCGATCTGGTCGCCCGCTGGGATACGGTCAATGCATTGGCGCTCGAGGCGCTGGTCAGGGCGACGGAGGAGATCAGGGCCGGACGGCCGGTGAGGCCGGATGCAGGCTTGAGCGCGGTTCTCGTCGCCACGGCGGAGGACGAGACGCTCGAACCCGCTTTCCGCGCCCTGGCGCTGACGCTGCCGAGCGAACTCGATATCGGCCGCGAGATCGGCGACAATGTCGACCCGGACGCGATCCATACGGCGCGAAAGGCGGTTTTCGAGGCCATTGCCGAAGCCGGGCGCGAGACCTTCATCCGCCTGACGGCCGACATGGGCACGCGCAGCGCCTTCAGCCCCGATGCCGAAAGCGCGGGCAGACGGGCGCTCGCCAACGCGGCGCTCGCGCTCGCCTCGGCCGCAGAGAAGGCGCCCGAACGCGCAAGCCGGGCCTATCAGGCGGCGGACAACATGACGGACATGCTGGCCGCCATGCGGGTTCTGGCCCACCAGTTTTCAGGCTCCGGCGAGGCGGAAAATGCGCTTGCCGATTACAGGCGCCGCTTTGCCCGCGAGCCGCTGGTGCTCGACAAATGGTTCGCGACGCTGGCGACGGTTCCGGGTGCGCAGACGCTTGAACGCGTCGCATCGCTGGTGGGTGACGATGCCTTCGACGGGACCAACCCCAACCGGGTGCGCGCCCTTATCGGAGCCTTCGCCTCGTCCAATCCGACCGGGTTCAACCGGCCCGACGGCGCGGGCTATGCTTTCTTCGCCGACTTCATCCTGACCTCCGACAAGCGCAATGCCACGCTGACGGCCCGGCTGATGACGGCGATGCGCTCGTTCGAGGCGCTTGAGCCGCAACGGCGCGCGCTTGCCCGCAAGGCAATCGAGCGCATTGCCGGCCATGATGATCTCTCCCGCAACCTGCGGGATATCGTCGATCGCATGTTGAAAGGCTGA
- a CDS encoding bifunctional [glutamine synthetase] adenylyltransferase/[glutamine synthetase]-adenylyl-L-tyrosine phosphorylase → MSDQAAGTLRDMAKEPIFPLNDELAQSAFDEMAAAVEKSGLPAFLADRDDRLTRFLAAAFSLSPFLFDSFRAHPELLSRIDEPFLPQIEADIERARAAWRDGEGKVSDSDIMLRLRQAKRRVAFLTALADLAGMIAPEKTTALLSDFAGAAVAATVDHLLASAAGEGKLVLENPESPSHQSGMVVLGMGKLGACELNYSSDIDIVVFFEPEAKIFTDKDDPRSLVPRLMRRLIRILQERTGDGYVFRTDLRLRPDPGSTALAIPVEAALLYYESRGQNWERAAFIKARPIAGDLAAGEAFLAEMVPFIFRKYLDYAAIADIHSIKRQIHAHKGFGLVAVHGHNVKLGRGGIREIEFFVQTQQLIAGGRMPELRCRRTVDALEALREARWIDKATADELAEAYWFLRDVEHRIQMVRDEQSHVLPEDDAELLRIARMSGFETTEAFSGALLKALKTVERRYARLFEREETLSGEAGNLVFTGEDDDPGTLETLRKLGFDRPEDIARVVRTWHYGRYRATQTTKARQRLTEIMPELLKAFGASRRGDEALLRFDRFLSGLPAGVQLFSLLKNNPNLMLLIVEVMSAAPRLAEIIAARAHIVDGMLDPALMTEIPTRDYLAGRLEDFMSGVEIYEERLDRLRIFAAEQRFLIGIRLVTGSISGFAAGRALTTLATLVIDEALQGVLAQMEEAHGTVDGQRACVLAMGKLGSSELTAGSDVDVIVLYDCDDPLAMSSGPKQLDVPRYFARVTQRLVAALSAPTAEGVLYEVDMRLRPSGNAGPLATRLAAFEKYQLNDAWTWEHMALSRAHPLCGDPSLMADTGAVIDAILGQKRDHGKLARDIADMRSRIERDKPAKSAWDLKLIPGGLIDIEFLAQYCHLACHVPRGEIGGADAMTTDDVLARFGPEVMAAGDLETCRKALALYTDIAQLTRACLNEGFEPETAPSGLLERLCKLADCPDVSALEAKIADHARDVRVIFEKLLPFAEDKAD, encoded by the coding sequence ATGAGCGATCAGGCAGCCGGAACATTGCGCGACATGGCGAAAGAGCCGATTTTTCCGCTCAACGACGAACTGGCGCAGTCTGCCTTTGATGAGATGGCGGCGGCCGTCGAAAAGAGCGGACTTCCTGCTTTCCTTGCAGATCGTGACGACCGGCTGACGCGCTTCCTCGCTGCGGCCTTTTCGCTTTCGCCATTTTTGTTCGACAGCTTCCGCGCCCATCCCGAACTGCTTTCCCGCATCGATGAACCGTTCCTGCCGCAGATTGAGGCCGATATCGAGAGGGCGCGCGCCGCCTGGCGGGATGGGGAGGGCAAGGTCAGCGACAGTGACATCATGCTGCGCCTGCGCCAGGCCAAGCGCAGGGTCGCATTCCTCACGGCGCTTGCCGATCTTGCCGGGATGATCGCGCCGGAAAAAACCACGGCTCTGCTGAGCGACTTCGCCGGCGCTGCTGTTGCCGCGACGGTGGATCATTTGCTGGCATCGGCCGCCGGGGAGGGCAAGCTCGTCCTTGAGAATCCCGAGAGCCCCTCGCATCAATCGGGCATGGTCGTGCTCGGCATGGGCAAGCTCGGCGCCTGCGAACTGAACTATTCCTCCGACATCGATATCGTCGTCTTCTTCGAGCCGGAAGCGAAGATCTTCACCGACAAGGACGACCCGCGCTCGCTCGTGCCCCGGCTGATGCGCCGTCTCATCCGTATCCTGCAGGAGCGCACCGGCGACGGCTATGTCTTCCGCACCGATCTTCGACTGAGGCCGGATCCGGGGTCGACGGCGCTGGCGATTCCGGTCGAGGCGGCGCTTCTCTATTATGAGAGCCGCGGCCAGAACTGGGAGCGTGCCGCCTTCATCAAGGCGCGGCCGATTGCCGGCGACCTTGCGGCGGGCGAAGCTTTCCTCGCCGAAATGGTCCCGTTCATCTTCCGCAAATATCTCGACTATGCGGCAATCGCCGATATCCATTCGATCAAGCGGCAGATCCATGCCCACAAGGGCTTCGGCCTGGTCGCGGTCCACGGCCACAACGTCAAGCTTGGCCGCGGCGGCATTCGCGAGATCGAGTTCTTCGTCCAGACCCAGCAACTGATTGCGGGCGGACGCATGCCTGAACTTAGATGCCGCAGGACGGTCGATGCGCTGGAGGCGTTGCGGGAGGCGCGCTGGATCGACAAGGCCACCGCCGATGAATTGGCAGAGGCCTATTGGTTCCTGCGTGATGTCGAGCACCGCATCCAGATGGTGCGCGACGAGCAGAGCCATGTCCTGCCGGAGGACGATGCCGAACTTCTGAGAATCGCCCGGATGAGCGGATTTGAAACCACGGAGGCGTTTTCCGGCGCGTTGCTGAAGGCGCTGAAGACGGTCGAGCGGCGCTATGCCCGCCTGTTCGAGCGGGAGGAGACGCTTTCGGGCGAGGCGGGCAACCTCGTCTTCACCGGCGAGGACGATGATCCGGGAACGCTGGAAACGCTGCGCAAGCTCGGCTTCGACCGGCCCGAGGACATCGCGCGCGTTGTCCGGACCTGGCATTACGGCCGCTACCGCGCGACGCAGACGACCAAGGCCCGTCAGCGGCTGACCGAGATCATGCCCGAATTGCTGAAAGCCTTCGGCGCAAGCCGCAGAGGCGATGAGGCGCTGCTGCGCTTCGACCGGTTTCTCTCCGGTCTGCCTGCCGGCGTCCAGCTTTTCTCGCTTCTCAAGAACAATCCGAACCTGATGCTGCTCATCGTCGAGGTGATGTCGGCAGCGCCGAGGCTCGCCGAGATCATCGCCGCGCGCGCCCATATCGTCGACGGCATGCTCGATCCCGCGCTGATGACGGAAATCCCGACCCGCGACTATCTTGCCGGCCGGCTTGAGGACTTCATGAGCGGCGTGGAGATCTACGAGGAGCGGCTTGACCGCCTCAGGATTTTTGCCGCCGAGCAGCGCTTTCTCATCGGCATCCGGCTGGTGACCGGTTCGATCAGCGGCTTTGCCGCCGGCCGCGCGCTGACGACGCTTGCGACTCTGGTGATCGACGAGGCGCTTCAGGGCGTGCTGGCGCAGATGGAAGAGGCGCATGGCACGGTCGACGGCCAGCGCGCCTGCGTTCTCGCCATGGGCAAGCTCGGCAGTTCGGAACTGACGGCGGGCTCCGATGTCGACGTGATCGTGCTTTACGATTGCGACGACCCGCTTGCCATGTCGTCCGGCCCGAAACAGCTTGACGTGCCGCGCTATTTTGCCCGGGTCACCCAGCGCCTGGTCGCCGCCCTGAGTGCGCCGACTGCCGAGGGGGTGCTCTACGAGGTGGACATGCGGCTTCGCCCCTCCGGCAATGCCGGTCCGCTGGCGACGCGCCTTGCCGCTTTCGAGAAGTACCAGTTGAACGATGCCTGGACCTGGGAGCACATGGCGCTTTCGCGTGCTCACCCGCTCTGCGGCGACCCGTCGCTGATGGCTGACACCGGGGCCGTGATCGATGCTATCCTGGGCCAGAAGCGCGATCACGGGAAACTTGCGCGCGACATTGCCGACATGCGCTCCCGCATCGAACGCGACAAGCCGGCAAAGAGCGCCTGGGACCTGAAGCTCATTCCCGGCGGGCTGATCGATATCGAATTCCTCGCCCAGTATTGTCATCTCGCCTGCCATGTGCCGCGCGGCGAAATCGGCGGCGCGGACGCGATGACCACGGACGATGTTCTGGCGCGTTTCGGCCCGGAGGTAATGGCTGCGGGTGACCTGGAGACCTGCCGCAAGGCGCTTGCGCTCTATACCGACATTGCCCAGCTGACCCGCGCCTGCCTGAATGAGGGTTTCGAACCCGAAACCGCGCCGTCGGGCCTTCTGGAACGCCTGTGCAAGCTCGCCGATTGCCCGGATGTCAGCGCCCTTGAGGCAAAGATCGCCGATCATGCACGCGACGTGCGGGTGATCTTCGAAAAGCTGCTTCCCTTTGCCGAGGACAAGGCGGACTAG